Within the Gloeobacter kilaueensis JS1 genome, the region CTGCCCCCCGCTCTCCTCCTCCTGCCCCCCGACCTGGCCCCAAAAGGGGCATGGGGGGCTGCCCCGCCGGGCAGAGGAGAAGAGATACGGTATTGAGAGTCAAGCAGCCTCCTCCTTTCTTCTCTTCCTCCGCCCTACTGCAAGCAAACCAACCTGCCGTGCTCTGCATCGAAAGGCGTGTCTGTTTTCACAACCGCCCAGGCAATGTGTAAGAGTTTGCGAGCCGCAGCGCAAAGCGCTACCTTTGCCGGTTTACCGGCTGCTCGTAGCCGCTGGTAAAAGCTTTTAATCTGCTGATTGCAGCGGATCGCACTCAAGCTCGCCATATACAGCGCCGTGCGTAAGCGGGCATTGCCTGCATGGCCGATGCGCTCTGGTCTATGAAGGCTGGTGCCGCTACGGTGGGAGCGGGGAGCGAGACCCGCGTAGGCCACCGCCGCTTCCACCGTTGCACAGCAGCCGAAGTTGAGGGTACTCACCAACACCCACCCAGCGGTGACAGACCCAATGCCTTTGATAGTGCGCAGCTTGGTTGCAGCTTGATGCCAAAGCGAGTCTTGGGCGAGCAGCGCTTCTAGCTGAGCTTCCATCTGCGCAATCTGCTCATCGAAGGTGTGGCTCAACTGCTCCAGACTCGCTTGTACCGCCGCCACCACCAACGGAAATTGCCGCAGAGCGTGCAACTGGTTGTGCAGTTGTTGGCGTTGCTGCAGCAAGGCATCGCGATGCTGCAGGCGCTGTTGGAGTTGGTAATAAATCTCAGGCGGCGGCTGCCAAAGACCAGGTTGCAGGGCGGCAGCGAGTTGGGCAAGCGTCTGGGCATCAAGCGCATCGCTTTTGGAACGCTTGAGCAGTGCCCTGGCAAAGTAATGAGACTGAGCGGGGTTGACCACACTGACGGCAAAACCTTTGAGCGCCAGAAATGTGGCCAGTCGCATCCAGTAGGAGCCTGTGGCTTCGATGACCACTAACACCTCAGCGGCGGTGGGACAGACGGCGAGTAAGCGTTCGGCCAATTGGCAGTGTCCTTCGGGGGTTTGGGGCAGTGTGATGGCAGCGGTAGGCTTTGCGTGGGTGAGCAGCCAGGCGGCAGTGACAGTGAGTGCCGCCACATCAATACCGACAAATAGCTGATAGTCGTTTTGTGAACCGTCTCGCTGCATGAGTGTCTCCAGTTGAAGCTTCAGAGGAGGTAGGCAAGTTCCGCAGGACGGCAAAAGTCTAGCCTCGTGATACGTGGTCAGTGCCACTCGATACGGTTCAGCTTTGCCGGTCCTTGATAGCGGGGGACAATCTCTTCCACGCGGTCAAAGCCGCAAGGGGGGGCACAGTCCTCACCGCTACCTTGGAACCAATAGCAATATACGAGGGGGGGTTCACTGTAACTGGGCTGCAGGCGCGATGGGTGAGGTCAGTCGCAGGCTCGTCTTATTTTTCTTCTGCTGCAAGGGAGGCAGGGCTGCTTGGAGCTGATGTTGAATGACCTTCGTCTACTAGCAACCCTTCCATCGTGACCGCAGCGTCGAAGTGGTCGAGCCGCGACCCGGTTTTCTGCCGTCCGGTGGGAGGATCAACCCTACCCGAGGCACAGGCCACCGCAGGCAGGAAGTTGCCACAATGAGATGTACATCCTACCGAGTTTCGAGGAGCAAGAAGGTGAGTCAGCAAACCTACAAGAATATCGAAGGGTACCGCAACTTCTGGCTTGCCGCCACACCAGTGATCGACGGCGCAGTGCGCACGATCGGCCTGCATCGGACTCTGCCGCCACTGTATAAGACCGCCAAGGTGATCGGCGTGCTCAACATCGCCATTCCGACCCTCATTCTGGCTGTGATCGAAGAAGTCTGAATGGTCCCTCAGCTGCGAACGCCGAGGGCAAGGCTCAGGATGTGCTTCACGTCGTAGGGCGGGCTCTGTTCGCTCACGATTCGGCCCCCCTGGAGCACCAGCAACCGCTCAGCCACCTGGACAAGCTCCGGCAGATCCGAGGAGACGAGCAAAATAGCGGTGCCTCCGGCAGCGAGGGTGCGGATGAGGCTATAGATTTCAGCTTTCGCTTCGACATCGACGCCGCGCGTCGGCTCGTCGAGCAACAGAACCCGGCAACCGGCAAGCAACCAGCGCCCGAGGAGAGCCTTTTGTTGGTTGCCGCCACTTAATGTCCGAATAGCCATCTCCTGGCAGCATGGGGCGAGGCGCAACTGTCCTGCGAGTTCGCCGCAGGCTCGTCTTTCTCGATCCTGGGCGATCATTCCCATTCGAGAATGGTTTTTGAGGGTACCGAGGGCCATATTTTCGCGCACGACGCGCTCTGGAATAAGACCGTGGCGCTTGCGGTCCTCGCCCAATAGACCAATTCCCAGAGCAATCGCTTCGGCAGGCGAGCGCAACTTTACCGGTCGCTCACCCAGATGGATCGTTCCCCCTTCCGCTGCCTGGGCACCAAAGAGCGTGCGCACCAGGCGGGAGCGGCCCGAGCCTGCCACCCCCATCAGCCCGACAATTTCTCCGGCCCGCAATTCCAGGTGGACGTCCTTGAGGGGGCCGGTGCGCAGGTGGCGCACCGCCAGCACCGGGCGCTGAGCCACCGGGCGCTGGTGGGGCGTGGATGCCTCCAGCGTGCGACCGACCATGTGTTGTACGACCGCTCCCGGTGTGAGCGAACCGACACTGGCACTGTGAACCCGTTTACCGTTGCGCAGCACCGTCACCCGGTCGCACAGCTCGAAGATTTCCTCCAGCCGGTGCGAGATATAGATAATCGCCGTCCCGTCGTCTCGAATCCGGCGCAGCACAGCGAATAACTGGGCCGTCTGCTGGGCGCTGAGGCTGGCGGTCGGCTCATCGAGAATCAACAGCCGGGTGCGCTGCCGCAGGGCGCGGGCCGTCTCGACCATCTGCTGTTGGGGAAGGCTGAGCTGACGGACGAGGGCACAAGGATCGATGGCCTGCCCCAGCCTCTCCAGGAGCCTGCGGGCCGTTACCTCGATCTGAGCAAAATCGACGGGCCGCCACCAACTTTGCGCCTCACCCAGGCAGATATTTTCGGCCACGCTCAGTTCTGGTACCAGGGCCAGTTCTTGATGAATCATCGCAATCCCCTGGGCCCGCGCCGCACGGGGCGAATCGAGGCGCACGGGCGCTCCCTGCCAGCGGATTGTGCCGCTGTCGGCGGCCAGCGCACCGCAGAGAATCTTCATCAGCGTCGATTTTCCAGCGCCGTTCTCGCCCACCAGCGCGTGCATCTCGCCCGCCTCGACCTCGAAATCGACGCCATCGAGCACTGTCACCGGACCGAAGCGGCGCGTCACATTCTCGATCTGCAATAAAGCCATGCTGGAGCTATCTGTCGCTGTCGAAGAGCATACCCGCCCTCGTCCGCCGTCGCCATACCTTTCGCCGGGCAGAGAGGGATGCGACAGCCGCCTCGCCGAGAATGTACGGATTGAAAGCGTACACGTTTGACACAGAGTCAGCCACTGTGTACGCTTTGAAGAGGTACAAAGTTTAGAGAACGATCATGTCCAGAGCTGCAATCAATGACAATGGACGGATGAGCTTCCGGGTGCGGCCTGAGCAGAAGGCGATCCTCATGCGGGCGGCAGCGATCAAAAAGACTGGTCTGACCGATTTTGTGCTGCAGAATGCCCTACAGGCCGCCGAGAGGGTGATCGAAGCAGCCGAGCGCGTGCAGCTTTCCGAACGAGACAGTCTGCGAGTTCTCGATCTTCTCGAAAACCCACCGGCACCGAATGCGAAGCTGCGGGCAGCTGCGGCTGCACTCCCGCCCTTAAGATGACGCCTGCATGGCACGAGGAAGCGATCGCCAGACACCACGACCGCAAGGCATTTGATTGCGGCGACCAAGATCTCAACAACTTCCTGCGCCATTCAGCGCGCCAGAGTCACGACAGGGGCGGTGCAAAAACCTTCCTGGCTATCGGCGACAGCGATGGGTCGATCCTTGGCTTCTACAGCGTTGCACCGGCAGAGCTTGCCTACGCCCGGACACCGGAAGTTGTCCGTCGTGGGTTGGCAAAGCACGCAGTACCGGGCTTTCGGCTCGCACGGCTTGCCGTGCATGTCGATGTGCAGAAAAAGGGCCTGGGCGGTCAGCTTTTACTTGCCGCTGGCCGCCGTTGCCTGCGGACTGCAGCAGAAGTTGGCGGTGTCGTACTCTTGATCGATGCCAAGAGTCCGCCCGCTGCAAGCTGGTATGCCGGCTTTGGTGCGGTGGCCCTGGAAGATGCACCTCTGACCCTCATGTTGCCGCTCGAAACGATCGAGATATCCCTGCGAGCTGCAGAAAAGCTCTAATGGGTACGTAGGAGCAGAGGCGATGACAACACGACAGAACTTTTTGCTTTACGGGGCGAACGGTTATACCGGTGGCCTGATTGCCCGGAAGGCGACCGAGGGGGGGCTGCGGCCTGTTCTCGCGGGCCGCTCCCAGGCGGTGGCGAGGCTTGGGGCGGAACTGGGGCTGGAGTACCGGATTTTTAACCTCGAAGACCGCGCTGCCCTCGATCGGGCTCTAGAAGAAGTGGTCGCTGTGCTGCACTGCGCCGGTCCTTTTGTGCGCACCAGTGGGCTGATGGTGGCGGCCTGCCTGCGCACCGGCACCCACTACCTCGACATCACGGGTGAGGTGGCGGTCTTCGAGGCGGCGATGGCCCGCCACGAGCAGGCGCAGCGGGCGGGAGTCATGCTCATGCCGGGGGTGGGCTGCGACGTGGTGCCCACCGACTGTCTGGCGGCTTATCTGGCAGCGCAACTGCCGGAGGCGGATAGCCTCGTTCTGGCGCTGCAGATTTTGAATGTTGTCTCACGGGGAACGGCGCTCACCATCGTCGAGGGCCCCTACGAGGGCGGGCTGGTGCGCCGCGACGGCATCCTCACCCCGGTTCCGGCGGGTTATAAGACCCGGAGCTTTGACTTTGGGGCCGGGGCGGAGGAGGCGACGACGATCCCCTGGGGCGATCTCAATACCGCCTTCTGGCAGACGGGCATCCCGAATATCGAGGCGTACCTGGTGCTGCCGCCGGCGGCGCGGTTTTTACTTTTTGCAGGCCAGTGGCTGGGGGGTGTGCTGCGCTCGGAGCCGGTGCGCAACCTCCAAAAACAGTTCATCGCCTCCGGGCCACCGGGACCGACCGAGGCGGAGCGGCGGGCCGGGGTCTGCCGCTTCTGGGGGGAGGTGACCAAGGAGGGGCGCTCGGTGCAGGCTCGCCTGCGGACGGTAGAAGGCTACACGCTCACGGCCCTTACGGCTTTGCTCATCGCGCAGAAAGTGCTCTCAGGCCAGTTTCAGCCCGGCTTTCGCACCCCTGCCCAGGTGTACGGGGCGGATCTCATCCTCGAAGTCGAAGGGTCGCTGCGCGAGGATCTGTAGCTAGCGACCGATGCGGATCGCCCGCCAGAACATGCCCATCGCCCCACCGACGACAAAGACCAGGTCGAACAAAATCCGCGAAATTTGCAAAAGTTTGCCAAGGTTGCGGCTGAACTCGGCTGCCGGCGCAGGCAGGTTGAACAGGTTCGGCACCGCCTCCAGGGCGGTGCCCAGGGCCAGGCCCATCGGATAGACGGTGAGAGCCACCCCCAGCACCAGCGCCCAACCGACGCCATTGTCCAGGATCTGTTCTTTGAAGAGCTTATCGAAGCACAGCCGCACCGCCACGCCCGCAACCACCCCGCACAACAGGGGCAGGACGACACCGAGGAGGATCGGGTTACGGGTGAGGGGGTTGGAGATAAACAACAGCGTCAGCAGGGGGCAGACCACCAGCAGGCCCAGATCGCTGAGGACGACGCTCCAGGCGATCTCCGGCCACGGTAGCAGAGACATTCGGCGCAGCATGGCATCGGCAGTAGAATGATCTTTCTCACTCTATCGCAACTTGCAGGGCGTGCCGCTCCAGCAACTTCTGCGCTCCTGGCTTGTAGAGCAGATAAAAAAGCATCTCGATGTAGCGCAGCAGATCTTCGCGGTTCTCCTGGGAACCGTAGTTCCAGAAGCCGTAGATGCGGGCGAGGGAGAGCAATCGGGTGGTGTGGATCTTCCAGGTGTAGGTGCTGTAGACGCGCTGGATCCCCCGGCTTGAAATTTGCTGCCAGTAGTCGGGGTTGGCGTCGCACTTGGAGAGAAATTCGACGATCGAAGCGGCCATCTCCTCCTGGGCGTTCGGGTTGATCAAGAAGCCGTTGACGCCATCTTGAATGATCTCAAGCGGGCCGCCGAAGCGGGTGGCAAAAGTTGGCAACCCCGAGATCATCGATTCGAGAATCGTCAGACCGAACGCCTCGAAGAGCGCCGGTTGCACGAAGATGCCCTGGCGATCGGCCACCACCCGATAGATCTCGCCCGAATCGACCTTGGCGAGGCGCACCCCCAGCCAGCGGATCTTGCCCGCGAGCTGGTAGCGATCGACGATCTCGTAGAGCCGGTTGATCTCGGCAATTTCTTCGCGGTCGGTAGAATCTTCAGCCCGCAACTTGCCCGCCACCAGGATCAAGTTGGCCCGCTCCTGCAACTCGGGGCTCTTAGCGAAGCACTCGGCAAGGCCCGTCAGGTTCTTGATCCGATCGAGGCGGGCCATCGAGAACAGGGGCCGCTTCGTGGGGTCGGCCAGATGGCCAAAGACCTGCTCACTGTCCTCGAGGCTGAAGAGCAACTGTTCGAGGCGCTCCCGGTCACCGGGGGTGCGCTCCTCGGTGCGGGTATAAGGAAAGTAGATATTCTCGTTGACGCCGGGGGGCACGACGTTGAACTTGGGGTTAAACAGGTCGATGCCGCTGACGACGTGGTACAGCTCGGGCATCGTGAAGTGCCGGTAGGACTCGTACTGGCCCATGCTGTCGGGGGTGCCCGCGATCTCCTGGTAGGTGCTGCTGATGATAAAGTTGGCGGCGTTCATCGCGATCAGATCGGCGGTGTACTGCAGCGAAAAGTGATACTGCTCGTCGAGTTCCTGCCAGTGCAGGTTCGAGAGGGCGTACTTCGACTTTTCGAGGGCGTGGGCGATGTTGCACTGGGTCACCTTCAGGCGGCGGGCCAGCAAAAAGGCGACGAGATTGCCGTCGGAGTAGTTGCCGACGATGAGGTCTGGCCGCCCGCCCAACTCGGCCAATAGTTCCCGCTCCGAATCGAGGGCGAACGATTCGAGGTACGGCCAGATCTCAAAGCGCGAGATCCAGTTCTGGGTAACAGACGGGTTAAATTCCCGAAAGGGCACCCGCAGGATCCAGGCATTGTCGGTGCCGTAGACTTTTTCGAGCCGCTGGTTGGAGCGGGTGCCGTCGTTGTTGGCAATGAGCCGCGTCAGAATAATCACCTTTGGCGTCGTCTCCAGCCCTGCCAGGGCGTGGTCCTCCTGCAGTTGCTTCTCAAGGCTGCGGGCCTGATCGAGCACGTAGACGACCTGGCCGCCGGTATCGGGACGACCGAGTACGCCCTCCTGGCCGAACCAGCCGTGGCTGGAGACGAGCACCACCCGAAACAGCATCGGGATGCGCGAGATCAAAGATTCGAGAATCTCGTGGTCGGGCGAGTCGATGAGCGCGTCGAGCAGTTCGAGCGACTCGCGCACCCGCGCCGCCGTGTTGCCCCAGCCAGGCTCGAAGCCGAGCGATTGCATGTCGAAGCGGAAGTTGGCGTAGGGTTCGTCTGGACGCCTGCTGCTCACCAGCGCCAGGACGCGCTTGAGCTGGGTGCTCAACTGCTGCTGGGTCTGAATGCGCTCGTTGATCAGTAGCTGCGTGCCGTTGTAGCGGTGCAGACGCAAGAACTGAAACAGCGTCTGTAGCCACTGGCCCGGATCTTGAAAGAGTTTGCTCGAAAGATAGCGGTTGAGAAACTGCACCCCCCGGCCAATGTTTTTAGGATCGCGGATGCTCGGCGAAAAGTCGTAAAAAGGCTGGAAGTCCAGCTCCAGCACGTCGCCATCCTGGGGCCGGAAGCGCCCGGCGGTCTGATCGCACAGGTCGAGGTACGCCTGAATCGTCATCGGCTCGACTCTAAGATCCTCGCGGTTGATCCGGACCACCTCCTGCCGGGCGACCACCGGCCTGATGACCAGGCACAGACTCTCGTTCTCGACGATGAACTCCTGCGTAAAATAAATCAGTCTTGCAAGCAACGAATGGTTGTAAAAGTTCGCTTCCTTGCCGACACTTGCGCAATATTCTGAAAAAATTTGCAATATATCGCTTCGTAGCAGGTAACGCTTTTCTTGCTGGTAGAGTAAGCCGATGAACTGGCGCAGGTCGGCGCGCTCGTCACTATCGATTACCATCTGCAGGAGTTCCGACATACAAGCTCCTTTTTTCGTCTCAACTAATGATGTTACGGCTGCGTAACCCAGGGGCGTCCTACTATAGATAGAGATGCACCGAGGGAGTTCCCAACGCCGGATGTTAAGCCGTCGCCGTCTACTGGTTTCCGGGCTGATCGCAACCGGAGGTGCCACCCTCGCTCTGCCTGCCTGGGCAAGGGTCGAGGCTGACTCCCTCAAATTTGAGACTGTGCCCATTCCGATTGTCGGCCTCGAAGCGCCCCTGCGGGTGGCTCAACTGAGCGATATCCACTGGGACCACCGCAGTGTGCCGTGGAATTCGATCGAGCAGGCAATCGACTACATCAACGCTGCCGAGGTCGATCTCGTTGCGCTGACTGGTGATTTCGTCACCTACGATCCGGCCCCGATCTTTGAACTCGCCCCGGCTCTGGGCCGCCTGCGCGCCCGTCACGGTCTTTTTGCGGTTCTGGGCAACCACGACAATGCCCACCCGAGGGGAGCACGAACGATCAAAAAAGCCCTGGCCCGCGAACAGATTGTGCTTATCGAAAACCGCTGGACAGCGGTCGCCTCACTGGCCGTAGGTGGCACGGGCGACCTCTGGCACGGGCCTTTTGAACCCGAGCGCGTCTTGATGCCCCTGCGCGGCAGACGCCCGCTGCTGCTACTGTCCCACAACCCGGATGGCTTCTGGCGGCTGGGCGAGCAGCGCCTCGACCTGCAGTTGTCGGGGCACACCCACGGCGGCCAGGTGCGCCTGCCGGGGGTCGGGCCGGTGCTCGCCCTCAAAAACCGCCTGGGCGACCGCCTGCGCCGCTATCTGCCCGAACTGGGCGATTCGCTGCAAAAACACGCGATCATCCGCACCAACAGCTGGGCGGGCCTCTACGGACAGGGAAAAAACTGCCTCTACGTCTCGCGGGGCATGGGCCGCTTCAAGCGCCTCAGCATCGGCTGCCCGCCGGAGGTGACGATCATCGATTTGATCCCGGCCTAGTCGCCGCTACTGGTGCATGTAGGCTTCTACCAGGCCGGTGTGCAGCGCCTGCTGCTCCGCGAGGAGCTGATCGCCCCAGCGCAGGCAGTGATCGAGGGTGAGGCGCAACCGCTCGAAGACCGGCGGCTGGCCGCCGTGGTTGACAAGGTGGAGGCTGATATTTTCGAGGCCCCAGGCTTTGATCTGCCTGAGCAACTGCTCGTCGTAGGCCCGCGCCCGAATCGCCGCAAAAAAATCCACCGGTTGCCGGGCAAAGCGCTCCTGCAACCGCTCCAGATCGAAGCGCGACATCTGCGGGTCGTCGGCGAACATCCCCTGCAGGATACCGGACAGCTCGGCGGGAGTGGGCTCCCAGTAGAACTTGTCCATCCGCCCTTCGCGGGTCAGGGGGGCGTAGAGCTTTGAAAAATCGTTGCCCGTGACGACGATCGGGATGCGCGGCAGCGGCTTAGCGTCGTAGCTGCCGGGCAGCTGCACGTTCGTAGGGTTGTCGGCGATCGCCATCAGCGCCGCGTTCACCATCTGGGTATTGACCGTGTACTGGATTGAGTCGCGCCAGTAGCCCGCCCCGGCGTCGATGTCGTGGATGACGAGCACCGCCACCCGGCCCCGCACCCGGACAAGTTCCGCCGCCTCCCGGTAGCGCAGGCGGATCAGACGGCTGGGCTCCCCGGCATCCGGACTCTCCAGCTCCGCCGAGGCAATGTGAATCGTGTTGGCCCCCAGATCTTCGAGGCTGCGCTCGACCATGAACGATTTGCCCTGGCCCTTCGGCCCATGAACGCCCAGAAGGAGCGGAACCTGGACCCTGGGCAGTTGGGCGAAGTTCCTTGCAATGTGCAGCGCCACCTTGTCGCGGAAGCGCTCTGGAAGAAAGTAATCGGTCATGGCCCTGCCCCCTCCGATCGAAGCCGCCGCACCCGGCTGGTCAGCATTGCCATAGTAAACCGTATCAAAAGCTACTGACTGTTCGTCTTTTGAGAGAGGGGCGGGAGCTTCAGCTTCTAAGCCAGGCGCTATGCATCCAGCAGGCGAACAGCGCCAGCAATCCGGCTGCCAGATAAAAGCGATTGACCACCTGCGTCTCGTGCAGGCCGCCCAGTTCGAGGTGGTGGTGCAGCGGTGCCATGCGCAAAAGCCGTTTGCCCTTGCCGTCCGGTCCCTTGGTTGCCTTGTAGTAGCTGACCTGGGCGATCACCGAGAACGCTTCGATTACAAAGATGCCGCCCACCAGCGCGAGGGCGAGCAGTTGGCCGCTCAGCACCGCCACCGCCGCCAGCACCCCGCCGATAGCCAGGGCAC harbors:
- a CDS encoding GNAT family N-acetyltransferase, whose product is MTPAWHEEAIARHHDRKAFDCGDQDLNNFLRHSARQSHDRGGAKTFLAIGDSDGSILGFYSVAPAELAYARTPEVVRRGLAKHAVPGFRLARLAVHVDVQKKGLGGQLLLAAGRRCLRTAAEVGGVVLLIDAKSPPAASWYAGFGAVALEDAPLTLMLPLETIEISLRAAEKL
- a CDS encoding DUF1778 domain-containing protein, with the protein product MSRAAINDNGRMSFRVRPEQKAILMRAAAIKKTGLTDFVLQNALQAAERVIEAAERVQLSERDSLRVLDLLENPPAPNAKLRAAAAALPPLR
- a CDS encoding sugar ABC transporter ATP-binding protein is translated as MALLQIENVTRRFGPVTVLDGVDFEVEAGEMHALVGENGAGKSTLMKILCGALAADSGTIRWQGAPVRLDSPRAARAQGIAMIHQELALVPELSVAENICLGEAQSWWRPVDFAQIEVTARRLLERLGQAIDPCALVRQLSLPQQQMVETARALRQRTRLLILDEPTASLSAQQTAQLFAVLRRIRDDGTAIIYISHRLEEIFELCDRVTVLRNGKRVHSASVGSLTPGAVVQHMVGRTLEASTPHQRPVAQRPVLAVRHLRTGPLKDVHLELRAGEIVGLMGVAGSGRSRLVRTLFGAQAAEGGTIHLGERPVKLRSPAEAIALGIGLLGEDRKRHGLIPERVVRENMALGTLKNHSRMGMIAQDRERRACGELAGQLRLAPCCQEMAIRTLSGGNQQKALLGRWLLAGCRVLLLDEPTRGVDVEAKAEIYSLIRTLAAGGTAILLVSSDLPELVQVAERLLVLQGGRIVSEQSPPYDVKHILSLALGVRS
- a CDS encoding sucrose synthase, whose amino-acid sequence is MSELLQMVIDSDERADLRQFIGLLYQQEKRYLLRSDILQIFSEYCASVGKEANFYNHSLLARLIYFTQEFIVENESLCLVIRPVVARQEVVRINREDLRVEPMTIQAYLDLCDQTAGRFRPQDGDVLELDFQPFYDFSPSIRDPKNIGRGVQFLNRYLSSKLFQDPGQWLQTLFQFLRLHRYNGTQLLINERIQTQQQLSTQLKRVLALVSSRRPDEPYANFRFDMQSLGFEPGWGNTAARVRESLELLDALIDSPDHEILESLISRIPMLFRVVLVSSHGWFGQEGVLGRPDTGGQVVYVLDQARSLEKQLQEDHALAGLETTPKVIILTRLIANNDGTRSNQRLEKVYGTDNAWILRVPFREFNPSVTQNWISRFEIWPYLESFALDSERELLAELGGRPDLIVGNYSDGNLVAFLLARRLKVTQCNIAHALEKSKYALSNLHWQELDEQYHFSLQYTADLIAMNAANFIISSTYQEIAGTPDSMGQYESYRHFTMPELYHVVSGIDLFNPKFNVVPPGVNENIYFPYTRTEERTPGDRERLEQLLFSLEDSEQVFGHLADPTKRPLFSMARLDRIKNLTGLAECFAKSPELQERANLILVAGKLRAEDSTDREEIAEINRLYEIVDRYQLAGKIRWLGVRLAKVDSGEIYRVVADRQGIFVQPALFEAFGLTILESMISGLPTFATRFGGPLEIIQDGVNGFLINPNAQEEMAASIVEFLSKCDANPDYWQQISSRGIQRVYSTYTWKIHTTRLLSLARIYGFWNYGSQENREDLLRYIEMLFYLLYKPGAQKLLERHALQVAIE
- a CDS encoding saccharopine dehydrogenase family protein translates to MTTRQNFLLYGANGYTGGLIARKATEGGLRPVLAGRSQAVARLGAELGLEYRIFNLEDRAALDRALEEVVAVLHCAGPFVRTSGLMVAACLRTGTHYLDITGEVAVFEAAMARHEQAQRAGVMLMPGVGCDVVPTDCLAAYLAAQLPEADSLVLALQILNVVSRGTALTIVEGPYEGGLVRRDGILTPVPAGYKTRSFDFGAGAEEATTIPWGDLNTAFWQTGIPNIEAYLVLPPAARFLLFAGQWLGGVLRSEPVRNLQKQFIASGPPGPTEAERRAGVCRFWGEVTKEGRSVQARLRTVEGYTLTALTALLIAQKVLSGQFQPGFRTPAQVYGADLILEVEGSLREDL
- a CDS encoding metallophosphoesterase, coding for MLSRRRLLVSGLIATGGATLALPAWARVEADSLKFETVPIPIVGLEAPLRVAQLSDIHWDHRSVPWNSIEQAIDYINAAEVDLVALTGDFVTYDPAPIFELAPALGRLRARHGLFAVLGNHDNAHPRGARTIKKALAREQIVLIENRWTAVASLAVGGTGDLWHGPFEPERVLMPLRGRRPLLLLSHNPDGFWRLGEQRLDLQLSGHTHGGQVRLPGVGPVLALKNRLGDRLRRYLPELGDSLQKHAIIRTNSWAGLYGQGKNCLYVSRGMGRFKRLSIGCPPEVTIIDLIPA
- a CDS encoding AAA family ATPase, whose translation is MTDYFLPERFRDKVALHIARNFAQLPRVQVPLLLGVHGPKGQGKSFMVERSLEDLGANTIHIASAELESPDAGEPSRLIRLRYREAAELVRVRGRVAVLVIHDIDAGAGYWRDSIQYTVNTQMVNAALMAIADNPTNVQLPGSYDAKPLPRIPIVVTGNDFSKLYAPLTREGRMDKFYWEPTPAELSGILQGMFADDPQMSRFDLERLQERFARQPVDFFAAIRARAYDEQLLRQIKAWGLENISLHLVNHGGQPPVFERLRLTLDHCLRWGDQLLAEQQALHTGLVEAYMHQ
- a CDS encoding IS110 family transposase, whose amino-acid sequence is MQRDGSQNDYQLFVGIDVAALTVTAAWLLTHAKPTAAITLPQTPEGHCQLAERLLAVCPTAAEVLVVIEATGSYWMRLATFLALKGFAVSVVNPAQSHYFARALLKRSKSDALDAQTLAQLAAALQPGLWQPPPEIYYQLQQRLQHRDALLQQRQQLHNQLHALRQFPLVVAAVQASLEQLSHTFDEQIAQMEAQLEALLAQDSLWHQAATKLRTIKGIGSVTAGWVLVSTLNFGCCATVEAAVAYAGLAPRSHRSGTSLHRPERIGHAGNARLRTALYMASLSAIRCNQQIKSFYQRLRAAGKPAKVALCAAARKLLHIAWAVVKTDTPFDAEHGRLVCLQ